The Chitinophagaceae bacterium nucleotide sequence ATTCATCAGTTTTGGTGTAGACAGAACAGATGATGCCATCAACAATAATTTATAAATCAACTCATCAACCAAACAATTTTATTATGAGCAACTTTCAACGCATCCCTGAAGCAAACGAACAAAAAGACAAACAACTTTGGGAGATCGCTCAGAAAAGAGCGTCTTTTAAAACCCATCTTATTACGTATGTGTTAGTAAATACATTTCTCTGGATTATCTGGGCAATCACAGGTGGTCGGTCTTATGGAAGTGGGGTGCCGTGGCCAGTTTGGTCAACACTTGGATGGGGTATTGGAATTGTATCGCATTACTTTGGTGCTTATGTTTATCCCAAAAGCAACAGTGTTGAACGTGAATATGAAAAACTGAAAAACAAACAATAATCATTCTTTAATTCTTAAAACAAATAACATGAAACGTATACTTATCGCTGTTTTTTTCGCTGCTCTTTTTACCAACGCCTTTGCACAAAGTGAACGCTATGCAGGCGCCATGCAAAAAAACCTGGAAACATTTTCTGCAGCAAAATCACCGGCTGAAATGCATGATTTAAGCAATGCCTTTGAACGTATTGCCGATGCAGAAAAAACCCAATGGCTTCCTTATTACTATGCAGCCATGACGGAAGTGCTCAACGGATTTATGGCTACAGATAAATCAGGAGCCGATGTAATTGCCGACCGTGCTGAATTGCTGATTAATAAAGCAGATGCACTGGAACCAAAGAATTCAGAAATTTCCTGCATTAAATCAATGATTGCTTCATTGCGTATGATGGTGGACCCGATGCAGAGATGGCAGCAGTATGGAGCATTATCATCACAGTTATTGGAAGAAGCAAAAGAAAC carries:
- a CDS encoding 2TM domain-containing protein, encoding MSNFQRIPEANEQKDKQLWEIAQKRASFKTHLITYVLVNTFLWIIWAITGGRSYGSGVPWPVWSTLGWGIGIVSHYFGAYVYPKSNSVEREYEKLKNKQ